AGACCAGGGGCCTGCTTCTTAAACATCGCTCTATTTAATGCCTCTTTAAACGAGAGCATCGAGCCATCCTTCTTATGGACGGAGATGCCGAGGAGGGCCTGACCGAGGGTTTTTCCCCAAGTGCTTGATAACCAAGCTTCTACAGGAACGAATAGGGAGGGCACTAGAAGGGCGTAAAAGAGATAAGAGAGCCTATCCACCTCTATGGGCAATGAGAGGGAAAATAGCAGCCCAAAGCCGAAAAACAGGCAATAATCGACTACTCTCGCACATATGCGAGTAAACGTCGAAGGGGGCTGTTTTGGTTCTACTTTCATAAGGCCTCGTTTTTCATTAAAGGGCATCAGTTTACCCTAATTTTCCATATAAGTCAATAAAGTTAAAATTTTAATTTGACTCCTAAGTCATTGAGTGATAGAAGCCAAGAAAAGAAAAAATAGGTAAAATATGGAGTACGTCTCCTCTCCCCTCTTTCCCGAAAAAAAGCTCTCTCGTGTGGCCCTGGGAACCTGGGCGATTGGAGGCTCCTCATGGGGAGGAACAAGCGAAAAAGAGTCTATTGCCACCATTCTTTCAGCTCTTGAACGGGGCATTAACGTCCTAGATACAGCTCCAGCCTATGGAGCAGGGGTCTCCGAAAAGTTTGTTGGCAAAGCGATCCAAGAGAGCAAAAAACGCGATAAGATCGTCCTATCGACAAAAGGCGGCCTCGAATTTCTTCCAGACCACAATGTCGTGCGCAACCTAACTCCAGCCTTCCTAGAACGAGATTTTCACAACTCGTTAAAAAGGCTTCAGACCGACTATATCGACATCTATTTTTTGCACTGGCCCGATCCTTTGGCGCCTATTGAAGAGACAGCAAGATTCATCGAACGCCTCTACCAAGAAGGAAAGATCCGTTCGATCGGTTTAAGCAACTTCAACGAGGAGCAGTGCTCTTTGTTTCGCAAGATCGCTCCGTGCCACTTCTGTCAAGACCCTTACAATCTCTTCGAAAGAGAGATCGAAAGCGGACTTCTCTCCTACTGCAAAAAAGAGAAGATCACTCTGATGACCTACAGCGCGCTCTGCCGCGGTCTACTTAGCGGAAAAATGAGCCAAAAACGCGTCTTTCATGGAGATGATCTTAGAAAAGATTTCGACCGCAAGTTTCAATCCCCTGCATTCGAAGAGTATCTTCAAGCGGCAAAAGAGCTCGCCGAGCTAGCCAAAAAAAACCACAACAAGACTCTTCTCGAGCTCGCCATCCGCTGGATATTAGATCAGGGAGTTGAGATTGCCATCTGGGGAGCAAGACGTCCCGAGCAACTAGCGCCGCTCGATCAGCTCTTTAACTGGCATGTGACAGAAGAGACAAAAAAGGCGGTCGATGAGATCTTAAAAAGAACCATCAACCACCCTCAGGATATCTCGACCTACTTCGGCCCGCCCACGCGAAGAAGAAGGCCTGCGGCCTAGGGGAAGCGCTCGGAAAAGAAATGGACGTAAACAGACAAAAACGGACAGGAAACGGACGGCAACGGACACGCGCTTAAGAGAGAAAGAATTCTTTCCCTCCCTCTTGCCTGCCTGTCCATTTCTTGTCCGTTTTTCGTCCATTTCCTGTCTATTAATGTCCATTTTCCCAGGCGGGCCCACACTAATCGTCTTCGGTGCC
Above is a genomic segment from Chlamydiales bacterium containing:
- a CDS encoding aldo/keto reductase → MEYVSSPLFPEKKLSRVALGTWAIGGSSWGGTSEKESIATILSALERGINVLDTAPAYGAGVSEKFVGKAIQESKKRDKIVLSTKGGLEFLPDHNVVRNLTPAFLERDFHNSLKRLQTDYIDIYFLHWPDPLAPIEETARFIERLYQEGKIRSIGLSNFNEEQCSLFRKIAPCHFCQDPYNLFEREIESGLLSYCKKEKITLMTYSALCRGLLSGKMSQKRVFHGDDLRKDFDRKFQSPAFEEYLQAAKELAELAKKNHNKTLLELAIRWILDQGVEIAIWGARRPEQLAPLDQLFNWHVTEETKKAVDEILKRTINHPQDISTYFGPPTRRRRPAA